AGCGGCGGACCGCCGTCGGCATGCGACGGAACGACCCCGACGGCTGCGAGGCCGTCAACAGGGCGATCACGCAGATGTACCAGGACGGCACGATGCCGAAGCTGATGCACAAGTGGTTCGCGGACACCGGCCTCGACCTGTCGACGGTGGCGATCCCGCAGTTCGAGGGGTGTTAGGAGGGTCATGACGAACGGGATGCAGTTGCTCGCCTTCGCCGGCGTGCTCCAGTTGACGGTGATGTCGCCGGGTCCGGATTTCGCGCTGATGGTGCGCAACTCGGCGGTGTCCGGGCGCAGGGCGGGCATGATGACGGCCCTCGGGATCGCGGTGGGCTGCCTGCTGTGGGCGGTGGCGGCGGCGGTCGGCGTGGCGGCGGTCCTGGCCGCGTCGGCGACGGCGTACACGGTGGTCAAGCTGGTGGGGGCGGCGTATCTGCTGTTCCTGGGCGTGCGCGCGGTCCGGGCGGCGATGCGCGGCGAGTACCGTCCCGGCGAGAGCGGGGACGACGAACGCGACGGGCCTTGGAGGGCGTTCCGCCAGGGTCTGCTCTGCAACGTGCTCAATCCGAAGGCCGCCGCGTTCTATGTCGCGTTGATGCCGCAGTTCCTGCCGGAGTCGCCGAGCGTGGCCCACACCGGGGCACTCACGGTGATCGCGTTCGCGTTGACGGCGCTCTGGTTCGTCATCGTGGCCAACGTGGTGGGCGCGCTGAGGCGGGTCTTCGACCGTCCCGTGGTCCGTCGCCGACTGGACGCGATCATGGGTT
The DNA window shown above is from Thermomonospora umbrina and carries:
- a CDS encoding LysE family translocator, with the protein product MTNGMQLLAFAGVLQLTVMSPGPDFALMVRNSAVSGRRAGMMTALGIAVGCLLWAVAAAVGVAAVLAASATAYTVVKLVGAAYLLFLGVRAVRAAMRGEYRPGESGDDERDGPWRAFRQGLLCNVLNPKAAAFYVALMPQFLPESPSVAHTGALTVIAFALTALWFVIVANVVGALRRVFDRPVVRRRLDAIMGFVLVGLGLRLATDR